From Arachis stenosperma cultivar V10309 chromosome 2, arast.V10309.gnm1.PFL2, whole genome shotgun sequence, one genomic window encodes:
- the LOC130961892 gene encoding uncharacterized protein LOC130961892 has product MKGSLHLGQPFPTSPSFMHNWVLLGKNARTKTEDSSSTKALMSTVRLVKRCPPSPCYRKTMTSSDLRTIRLHLSIAFAKYLKPSGHGSIWNITGPPSGVGKNIFFFCPLRSSGRDSE; this is encoded by the exons ATGAAAGGCTCTTTGCACTTAGGACAGCCGTTCCCAACGTCACCAAG CTTTATGCACAATTGGGTTCTTCTTGGCAAGAATGCAAGAACGAAAACTGAGGATTCATCTTCCACCAAAGCTTTAATGTCAACTGTCAGACTTGTGAAAAG ATGCCCTCCATCTCCTTGCTATAGGAAGACaatgacaagttcagatctgaGGACAATTAGATTG CACTTGTCCATTGCTTTTGCTAAATATCTGAAACCATCTGGGCATGGTTCCATCTGGAATATAACCGGTCCACCTTCCGGTGTAgggaaaaatatctttttcttctgCCCGCTGAGGAGTAGTGGAAGGGATTCAGAGTGA